The Bos mutus isolate GX-2022 chromosome 7, NWIPB_WYAK_1.1, whole genome shotgun sequence genome window below encodes:
- the ISOC1 gene encoding isochorismatase domain-containing protein 1 — protein sequence MAAAEPAVPALPGGGGAGAGAPSGTVPVLFCFSVFARPAAVPHGAGYELLIQKFLSLYGDQIDMHRKFVVQLFAEEWGQYVDLPKGFAVSERCKVRLVPLQIQLTTLGNLTPSSTVFFCCDMQERFRPAIKYFGDIISVGQRLLQGARILGIPVIVTEQYPKGLGSTVQEIDLTGVKLVLPKTKFSMVLPEVEAALAEIPGVRSVVLFGVETHVCIQQTALELVGRGIEVHIVADATSSRSMMDRMFALERLARTGIIVTTSEAVLLQLVADKDHPKFKEIQNLIKASAPESGLLSKV from the exons ATGGCGGCGGCGGAGCCGGCGGTCCCGGCGctccccggcggcggcggcgcgggcgcgGGGGCGCCGTCGGGCACGGTCCCCGTGCTTTTCTGCTTCTCGGTCTTTGCGCGGCCTGCGGCCGTGCCGCACGGCGCGGGCTACGAGCTCCTCATCCAGAAGTTCCTCAGCCTGTACGGGGACCAGATCGACATGCACCGCAAATTCGTGGTGCAGCTCTTCGCCGAGGAGTGGGGCCAGTACGTGGATCTGCCCAAGGGCTTCGCGGTGAGCGAGCGCTGCAAGGTGCGCCTCGTGCCGCTGCAGATCCAG ctcacTACCCTGGGAAATCTTACGCCTTCAAGCACTGTGTTTTTCTGCTGCGATATGCAAGAAAGGTTCAGACCAGCCATCAAGTATTTTGGAGATATTATTAGTGTGGGACAGAGATTG TTACAAGGGGCCCGGATTTTAGGAATTCCAGTTATTGTAACAGAACAATACCCTAAAGGTCTTGGAAGCACTGTTCAAGAAATTGATTTAACAGGTGTAAAGCTGGTACTTCCAAAGACCAAATTTTCAATGGTATTACCAGAAGTGGAAGCAGCATTAGCAGAGATTCCTGGAGTCAGGAGTGTTGTGTTGTTTGGAGTAGAA ACTCATGTGTGCATCCAGCAGACAGCTCTGGAGCTCGTTGGCCGAGGTATCGAGGTTCATATTGTCGCGGATGCCACATCATCGAGAAGCATGATGGACAGGATGTTTGCCCTTGAG cgtCTTGCTCGAACCGGGATCATTGTGACTACAAGTGAGGCTGTTCTGCTACAGCTGGTGGCTGATAAAGACCATCCAAAATTCAAGGAAATTCAGAATCTAATTAAGGCGAGTGCCCCAGAGTCGGGTCTGCTTTCCAAAGTATAA